DNA sequence from the Acidimicrobiales bacterium genome:
CGGGTGAGACACATCGACCGCCTCGCGAACGAGGTCCGCTGGCTGCCCTGCTCGGAGCGCTGCGCCAACTGGCTGCGCTACGGCATCCAACCCGACCACGCGGCACCGGGCATGGTCGCCGGGCACTGCAAGCACAAGGCCCACGATCGCGATCACCTCGGACTCGGCGGCCGCCGCGTGCTCGTCTCCCGGCACTGGACCGGCAAGACCCTCACCGACCACCGCGCCGACCGCGCCGCCGTCGTGAGGGCCGCGCTCGAAGAGGCCGGCATCGACCCCGACGACCATCACGACCTGTCCGCCACCGGAGAAGAGGACGGATGGTCCTGGGAACTGCTCGGCCGCAGCCAGGTCGACGAACGCATCTACATGGCCGCCATCGCCATCCAAATCGACACCCGCCGCCGCTGGCGAGACGAATACCAGCAGGCCAAAGCCCGAGCCGGACCACCCGGCTCACCCGTTCGGCAATTCGGCAACGACCACGAAGGGACGGTG
Encoded proteins:
- a CDS encoding replication initiator gives rise to the protein LHFPKLVDRFWQNLRRCAGYRVQYFAAIEAQRRLAPHLHAAARGVVPRRVFHEARAATYHQLWWPAHDTPVYVDRPPVWTEATGYVDPDTRQPLPTWDEAMGALDADPDARPAHVLRFGTQDDYQGLLAGSPDADRSVGYLCKYLTKSIAATYDGDDIAPARVRHIDRLANEVRWLPCSERCANWLRYGIQPDHAAPGMVAGHCKHKAHDRDHLGLGGRRVLVSRHWTGKTLTDHRADRAAVVRAALEEAGIDPDDHHDLSATGEEDGWSWELLGRSQVDERIYMAAIAIQIDTRRRWRDEYQQAKARAGPPGSPVRQFGNDHEGTVRT